In a single window of the Raphanus sativus cultivar WK10039 chromosome 9, ASM80110v3, whole genome shotgun sequence genome:
- the LOC108827563 gene encoding uncharacterized protein LOC108827563 isoform X1, with product MANTPQRSVNHPGTLPPLEPNRPSPQPLSHTPPVVASPTPPRYPQVPPSFRPDLMHSPNLLSPSNGMSTGSPIPRMSTPPGPPVFNTPVKPAAVPFRTSPATPQPTGYSSATASSLPVSTPSYYSNGSSTGSQRDLPDVVRMEEPIAADSPYVLFSANKVLRQKKLANVASLGFGAIVSAGREISPGPQIIQRDPHRCLHCGAYSNPYTSILIGSGQWQCVICEKMNGSKGEYVAMSKDELRNFPELSLSLVDYVQTGNRRPGFVPASDSRTSAPVVLVIDECLDEPHLQHLQSSLHAFVDSLPQTTRLGVVVYGRTVSIYDFSEESVASADVISGAKSPSAESMKSLIYGTGVYLSPMHASLKVAHEIFSSLRPYTLNVPEASRDRCLGTAVEAALAIIQGPSAEMSGGVVRRAGGNSRIIVCAGGPITYGPGSVPHSISHPNYPYMEKTAIKWMENLGREAHRHNTVVDILCAGTCPLRVPRAGPYLGEVSSLAFLNLPHHVSPIPYLLAGSGSEILLYELSSGELIRSFRVFEGVRVHGTVCSSTFVRSGDRYAYKLVVFGEKKVKIFSLVAELESSSGDISVGLEVLDSLPRLSNWVFDVCFLKDSSDSLEEEEDKLLAIGCSDNSVCVWDVKESRMAFEIQSPERCLLYTMRLWGNSISTLRIASGTIFNEIIVWRAAGLDGDNLGNGQYCASHTLRLAGHEGSIFRIVWSLDGSKLVSVSDDRSARIWEIDSQEVIGPVLFGHSVRVWDCCISDSLIVTAGEDCTCRIWGMDGTQLEVIKEHTGRGIWRCLYDPNSSLLVTAGFDSAIKVHQLHSCGSEILLDTVGVHDSQDKVESFSTRLPNSAQHTGRMDSKSEYVRCLQFTQEDTMYVATNHGCLYHARLLPSGDVRWTELVRIPEEGPIIAMDVLPGGEVHESCALDDWVALGDGKGNMTIVRVIGDIDNPLAGSNQTWKASSERQLLGTFWCKSLGYRFVCSCNPRGLLKLWRLSDPLASAASSASETDGISLVAEFSSCFGMRIMCVDASAEDEVLVCGDLRGNITLFPLSKDMLDGVFVSPELTIPSSNYFKAAHGISTVSSLSVARLTSNKAEIYSTGADGCICYFEYDREKQALEFMGLKQLKELNLVQSVCQGMHFSKDHPNNEYAAGFSSTDFMLWNLTTETKVAQISCGGWRRPHSFYLGDIPEMQNCFAYVKDDVIHIHRHWVGGEKTKVFPLNLHTQFHGRELHSLCFISADTKAVLESEERKISDRSSWIVTGCEDGSVRLTRYASEFGNWSASELLGEHVGGSAVRSVCCVSDMHIIAADIPKLPDTHGQDSSVDDSEIPCLLISVGAKRVLTSWLLRNGRQKKKGESLVSDNGDNRASSDVASVTFQWLATDMPTKSKKIEKSPKLDGVQEDTSVNVTESRSNSYQGRENYEDDWRYMASTAFLVKCVGSRLTICFIAVACSDATLTLRALVLPHRLWFDVASLVPLTSPVLSLQHAIVPLHLPHEGNDNTSSSDVYLLISGATDGSIAFWDVTICVEAFVKQVSSLHIEKFIDCQKRPRTGRGSQGGRKWKLLGAKRTQGISSEAAEEDPATSLEVTNGVVPQENGNNESAESLPDTSEIKPSHVVRNAHQSGVNCLHVSRSSSSPSCGNGLMFNVISGGDDQALHCLSFNILSSSSPASKSETPGYSIRLTDRGGVASAHSSAIKGVWMDVKWIFSTGLDQRVRCWYLDNDGKLVEHAHIVISVPEPEALDAKAIDDSHTKHVCRHRYQIAVAGRGIQMVEFSG from the exons ATGGCTAACACACCACAGAGATCGGTTAATCACCCAGGCACACTCCCTCCTTTAGAACCAAATAGACCATCACCACAACCACTCTCTCACACTCCTCCAGTAGTTGCTTCACCTACACCTCCTAGGTATCCTCAAGTACCACCAAGTTTCAGACCTGATCTGATGCATTCACCAAACCTCTTGTCACCTTCGAATGGTATGAGTACCGGAAGCCCTATTCCTCGTATGAGTACTCCCCCTGGTCCTCCAGTCTTTAACACTCCGGTTAAACCAGCTGCTGTGCCTTTCCGTACCTCACCAGCTACTCCTCAGCCGACGGGATACTCTTCAGCCACGGCTTCTTCTCTGCCGGTATCTACACCTTCTTATTACTCAAACGGGTCTTCTACCGGATCTCAGCGTGATCTTCCAGATGTTGTTAGAATGGAGGAACCTATAGCTGCAGACTCTCCTTACGTTTTGTTTTCTGCAAATAAG gtTTTAAGGCAGAAGAAGCTAGCGAATGTTGCTAGTTTGGGGTTTGGAGCTATAGTTTCTGCGGGGAGGGAGATTAGTCCTGGTCCTCAGATTATCCAACGTGATCCACATCGCTGTCTTCACTGTGGAGCGTATTCTAATCCTTACACCTCCATATTAATTGGTTCAGGGCAATGGCAGTGCGTCATCTGCGAGAAAATGAATGGGAGTAAAGGTGAATACGTGGCTATGAGCAAGGATGAACTGCGTAACTTTCCAGAACTCTCGTTGTCTCTGGTTGATTATGTTCAGACTGGAAACAGGAGACCTGGGTTTGTTCCTGCCTCTGACTCTCGGACATCTGCACCAGTCGTCCTTGTTATCGATGAGTGTTTAGATGAACCACACCTTCAACATTTGCAGAGCTCTTTGCATGCATTTGTAGACTCGCTTCCACAAACCACCAGGCTTGGGGTTGTAGTGTATGGCCGTACTGTTTCGATATATGATTTCTCTGAAGAATCCGTCGCTTCAGCTGATGTTATCTCTGGTGCTAAATCACCATCTGCAGAGTCGATGAAATCGCTGATTTATGGGACCGGTGTATACTTATCACCGATGCATGCATCACTAAAGGTAGCACATGAGATATTCTCCTCCTTGAGGCCATACACATTGAATGTTCCCGAAGCGTCTAGAGACAGGTGCCTTGGAACTGCTGTTGAGGCTGCTCTGGCCATAATTCAAGGACCATCTGCAGAAATGTCTGGGGGAGTGGTCAGAAGAGCCGGAGGTAACAGTAGAATCATTGTTTGCGCTGGTGGACCCATAACATATGGTCCCGGATCAGTGCCCCATTCGATCAGTCATCCAAATTATCCTTACATGGAAAAGACAGCTATAAAATGGATGGAGAATCTGGGGCGTGAAGCTCACAGACACAACACGGTCGTGGACATATTGTGCGCTGGGACTTGCCCACTTAGAGTTCCTCGTGCCGGTCCATATCTCGGAGAAGTCTCCTCTCTAGCTTTCCTCAATCTCCCGCATCACGTTTCTCCCATCCCTTATCTTCTCGCCG gATCTGGTTCGGAGATTCTGCTTTACGAATTGAGCTCTGGGGAGTTGATTCGCTCGTTTCGAGTGTTTGAGGGAGTCCGCGTCCATGGCACTGTTTGTAGCAGTACATTTGTTCGTTCCGGTGATAGATATGCTTATAAGCTTGTTGTGTTCGGAGAGAAGAAAGTGAAGATCTTTTCGTTGGTTGCTGAGTTAGAGTCAAGTTCTGGTGATATCTCTGTGGGTTTGGAAGTGCTTGATTCTTTGCCGAGGCTTAGCAATTGGGTCTTCGACGTTTGTTTCTTGAAG GACTCCTCTGATTCgttggaggaagaagaagataagctTCTAGCTATTGGATGTAGTGATAACTCTGTGTGTGTTTGGGATGTTAAAGAATCTCGTATGGCTTTCGAGATTCAGTCACCAG AAAGGTGTCTACTTTATACTATGCGATTATGGGGAAATAGTATTTCGACGCTCCGCATCGCTTCTGGTACTATTTTCAATGAG ATTATTGTTTGGAGGGCAGCTGGTCTTGATGGTGACAACTTAGGCAACGGACAATATTGTGCTTCCCATACGCTTAGACTCGCTGGTCATGAGGGTTCAATATTTCGCATTGTTTGGTCTTTGGATGGATCTAAACTAGTCTCTGTCTCTGATGATCGCAG TGCTAGGATATGGGAAATTGACTCGCAGGAAGTCATTGGCCCTGTGCTGTTTGGTCACAGTGTGAGGGTTTGGGACTGCTGCATCTCAGATTCT TTGATTGTCACTGCTGGTGAGGATTGTACATGCCGTATCTGGGGCATGGATGGTACGCAGCTGGAAGTGATAAAGGAACATAC CGGAAGAGGCATATGGAGATGTTTGTATGATCCTAACTCATCTCTTCTTGTTACTGCTGGATTTGACTCCGCAATCAAAGTGCATCAATTGCATAGTTGTGGGTCTGAAATCTTGTTGGATACTGTAGGAGTGCATGATTCTCAAGATAAAGTGGAATCTTTTTCAACCCGTCTTCCAAATTCAGCGCAGCATACTGGTCGCATGGACAG CAAGAGTGAGTATGTACGCTGTTTGCAGTTTACGCAGGAAGATACCATGTATGTGGCCACAAACCATGGTTGCTTATACCATGCAAGATTATTACCATCTGGAGATGTAAGGTGGACTGAGCTAGTTCGCATACCTGAAGAAGGGCCTATTATTGCCATGGATGTTTTGCCTGGAGGAGAGGTACACGAGTCTTGTGCATTAGATGATTGGGTTGCTCTTGGAGATGGCAAAGGAAATATGACAATTGTTCGAGTTATTGGTGATATAGATAACCCACTTGCGGGATCAAATCAAACTTGGAAGGCTAGCTCAGAGAGACAACTTCTGGGGACCTTCTGGTGCAAATCATTAGGATATAG GTTTGTTTGTTCTTGTAATCCTAGAGGACTGTTGAAGCTGTGGAGACTATCTGATCCTCTAGCTTCTGCTGCTTCTAGCGCTTCTGAAACTGATGGTATCTCCCTCGTGGCCGAATTCTCCTCTTGTTTTGGAATGCGAATAATGTGTGTAGATGCATCAGCTGAAGATGAG GTGCTTGTGTGTGGAGATTTACGTGGCAATATTACTCTCTTTCCCCTTTCAAAGGATATGCTGGACGGAGTTTTTGTTTCCCCAGAATTGACGATACCTTCATCTAACTATTTCAAAGCTGCCCATGGGATTTCAACTGTTTCCAGTCTTTCAGTGGCCAGATTAACTTCCAACAAAGCTGAGATATACTCG ACTGGAGCCGACGGTTGCATATGCTATTTTGAATATGATAGAGAGAAGCAGGCTTTAGAGTTTATGGGTTTGAAACAACTGAAAGAGTTGAACTTAGTTCAATCTGTTTGCCAAGGGATGCACTTTTCCAAAGACCATCCGAACAATGAATATGCCGCTGGATTTTCATCAACGGATTTTATGTTGTGGAACTTAACAACTGAAACAAAG GTTGCACAGATCTCATGCGGTGGATGGCGTCGTCCCCACTCTTTTTATCTCGGGGACATCCCTGAGATGCAAAACTGTTTTGCTTATGTGAAG GATGATGTCATTCATATTCATAGACACTGGGTTGGAGGAGAAAAGACCAAAGTCTTTCCTCTGAATTTGCATACACAATTTCATGGAAGAGAATTACATTCCTTGTGTTTCATCTCGGCGGATACAAAAGCTGTACTTGAATCTGAAGAACGTAAAATATCTGATCGGTCTAGTTGGATTGTAACAGGGTGTGAAGATGGATCTGTGAGATTGACTAG GTATGCATCTGAGTTTGGAAATTGGTCGGCATCAGAGCTATTAGGAGAACATGTTGGAGGCTCAGCTGTGAGATCAGTTTGCTGTGTATCGGACATGCACATAATTGCTGCAGACATACCTAAATTACCAGACACGCATGGACAAGACTCTTCAGTGGATGATAGTGAAATCCCTTGCTTACTGATATCTGTCGGAGCCAAGCGTGTTCTTACCTCTTGGCTCCTGAGGAATGGTAGACAAAAGAAGAAGGGAGAATCTTTAGTTAGTGATAATGGAGACAATAGAGCTTCATCGGATGTCGCTTCAGTGACGTTCCAGTGGCTTGCTACTGACATGCCCACCAAAAGTAAGAAGATTGAGAAATCTCCGAAACTGGATGGTGTACAAGAAGATACTAGCGTTAACGTCACAGAATCAAGATCCAATTCGTACCAGGGGAGAGAAAACTATGAAGATGACTGGAGATACATGGCTTCCACTGCATTTCTAGTAAAATGTGTTGGTTCCAG GCTAACTATCTGTTTTATCGCTGTGGCTTGCTCTGATGCCACCCTTACATTACGAGCCCTGGTCTTGCCACATAGATTATG GTTTGATGTTGCGTCTTTGGTTCCTCTGACATCTCCAGTTCTGTCACTACAACACGCCATTGTGCCTCTGCATCTCCCACATGAAG GTAATGATAATACATCATCTAGTGATGTTTATCTTCTCATAAGTGGAGCCACAGATGGAAGCATAGCCTTTTGGGATGTAACTATATGCGTAGAAGCTTTTGTGAAGCAAGTATCGAGCCTCCATATTGAGAAGTTCATTGATTGTCAGAAACGACCACGAACTGGAAGAGGAAGCCAAGGTGGTAGGAAATGGAAACTATTAGGCGCGAAGAGAACACAAGGCATTAGCAGTGAAGCTGCAGAAGAAGATCCAGCCACGTCTTTGGAAGTCACGAACGGTGTTGTTCCTCAGGAAAACGGTAACAACGAAAGTGCAGAGTCTCTTCCTGATACAAGCGAGATAAAGCCTTCACATGTCGTTAGGAATGCTCATCAATCTGGCGTCAACTGCCTTCATGTTTCCCGCTCAAGCAGCTCTCCAAGTTGCGGCAATGGTTTGATGTTCAATGTGATTAGCGGAGGTGATGATCAAGCCCTTCATTGTCTTAGCTTCAACATCCTTAGCAGTAGTAGTCCAGCCAGCAAATCTGAAACCCCAGGTTACAGTATCAGGCTCACAGACCGTGGAGGCGTTGCATCAGCTCATAGCTCTGCCATAAAAG GTGTGTGGATGGACGTGAAGTGGATATTCTCAACAGGTCTTGATCAACGTGTGAGATGTTGGTATCTAGACAACGATGGTAAACTGGTCGAGCACGCTCACATAGTCATCAGTGTACCAGAGCCAGAGGCGCTCGATGCTAAAGCCATTGATGA CTCACATACCAAACATGTGTGCAGACACAGATACCAAATCGCTGTGGCTGGACGTGGAATCCAAATGGTTGAATTCTCCGGTTAA
- the LOC108827563 gene encoding uncharacterized protein LOC108827563 isoform X2, giving the protein MANTPQRSVNHPGTLPPLEPNRPSPQPLSHTPPVVASPTPPRYPQVPPSFRPDLMHSPNLLSPSNGMSTGSPIPRMSTPPGPPVFNTPVKPAAVPFRTSPATPQPTGYSSATASSLPVSTPSYYSNGSSTGSQRDLPDVVRMEEPIAADSPYVLFSANKVLRQKKLANVASLGFGAIVSAGREISPGPQIIQRDPHRCLHCGAYSNPYTSILIGSGQWQCVICEKMNGSKGEYVAMSKDELRNFPELSLSLVDYVQTGNRRPGFVPASDSRTSAPVVLVIDECLDEPHLQHLQSSLHAFVDSLPQTTRLGVVVYGRTVSIYDFSEESVASADVISGAKSPSAESMKSLIYGTGVYLSPMHASLKVAHEIFSSLRPYTLNVPEASRDRCLGTAVEAALAIIQGPSAEMSGGVVRRAGGNSRIIVCAGGPITYGPGSVPHSISHPNYPYMEKTAIKWMENLGREAHRHNTVVDILCAGTCPLRVPRAGPYLGEVSSLAFLNLPHHVSPIPYLLAGSGSEILLYELSSGELIRSFRVFEGVRVHGTVCSSTFVRSGDRYAYKLVVFGEKKVKIFSLVAELESSSGDISVGLEVLDSLPRLSNWVFDVCFLKDSSDSLEEEEDKLLAIGCSDNSVCVWDVKESRMAFEIQSPERCLLYTMRLWGNSISTLRIASGTIFNEIIVWRAAGLDGDNLGNGQYCASHTLRLAGHEGSIFRIVWSLDGSKLVSVSDDRSARIWEIDSQEVIGPVLFGHSVRVWDCCISDSLIVTAGEDCTCRIWGMDGTQLEVIKEHTGRGIWRCLYDPNSSLLVTAGFDSAIKVHQLHSCGSEILLDTVGVHDSQDKVESFSTRLPNSAQHTGRMDSKSEYVRCLQFTQEDTMYVATNHGCLYHARLLPSGDVRWTELVRIPEEGPIIAMDVLPGGEVHESCALDDWVALGDGKGNMTIVRVIGDIDNPLAGSNQTWKASSERQLLGTFWCKSLGYRFVCSCNPRGLLKLWRLSDPLASAASSASETDGISLVAEFSSCFGMRIMCVDASAEDEVLVCGDLRGNITLFPLSKDMLDGVFVSPELTIPSSNYFKAAHGISTVSSLSVARLTSNKAEIYSTGADGCICYFEYDREKQALEFMGLKQLKELNLVQSVCQGMHFSKDHPNNEYAAGFSSTDFMLWNLTTETKVAQISCGGWRRPHSFYLGDIPEMQNCFAYVKDDVIHIHRHWVGGEKTKVFPLNLHTQFHGRELHSLCFISADTKAVLESEERKISDRSSWIVTGCEDGSVRLTRYASEFGNWSASELLGEHVGGSAVRSVCCVSDMHIIAADIPKLPDTHGQDSSVDDSEIPCLLISVGAKRVLTSWLLRNGRQKKKGESLVSDNGDNRASSDVASVTFQWLATDMPTKSKKIEKSPKLDGVQEDTSVNVTESRSNSYQGRENYEDDWRYMASTAFLVKCVGSRLTICFIAVACSDATLTLRALVLPHRLWFDVASLVPLTSPVLSLQHAIVPLHLPHEGNDNTSSSDVYLLISGATDGSIAFWDVTICVEAFVKQVSSLHIEKFIDCQKRPRTGRGSQGGRKWKLLGAKRTQGISSEAAEEDPATSLEVTNGVVPQENGNNESAESLPDTSEIKPSHVVRNAHQSGVNCLHVSRSSSSPSCGNGLMFNVISGGDDQALHCLSFNILSSSSPASKSETPGYSIRLTDRGGVASAHSSAIKGVWMDVKWIFSTGLDQRVRCWYLDNDGKLVEHAHIVISVPEPEALDAKAIDEHRYQIAVAGRGIQMVEFSG; this is encoded by the exons ATGGCTAACACACCACAGAGATCGGTTAATCACCCAGGCACACTCCCTCCTTTAGAACCAAATAGACCATCACCACAACCACTCTCTCACACTCCTCCAGTAGTTGCTTCACCTACACCTCCTAGGTATCCTCAAGTACCACCAAGTTTCAGACCTGATCTGATGCATTCACCAAACCTCTTGTCACCTTCGAATGGTATGAGTACCGGAAGCCCTATTCCTCGTATGAGTACTCCCCCTGGTCCTCCAGTCTTTAACACTCCGGTTAAACCAGCTGCTGTGCCTTTCCGTACCTCACCAGCTACTCCTCAGCCGACGGGATACTCTTCAGCCACGGCTTCTTCTCTGCCGGTATCTACACCTTCTTATTACTCAAACGGGTCTTCTACCGGATCTCAGCGTGATCTTCCAGATGTTGTTAGAATGGAGGAACCTATAGCTGCAGACTCTCCTTACGTTTTGTTTTCTGCAAATAAG gtTTTAAGGCAGAAGAAGCTAGCGAATGTTGCTAGTTTGGGGTTTGGAGCTATAGTTTCTGCGGGGAGGGAGATTAGTCCTGGTCCTCAGATTATCCAACGTGATCCACATCGCTGTCTTCACTGTGGAGCGTATTCTAATCCTTACACCTCCATATTAATTGGTTCAGGGCAATGGCAGTGCGTCATCTGCGAGAAAATGAATGGGAGTAAAGGTGAATACGTGGCTATGAGCAAGGATGAACTGCGTAACTTTCCAGAACTCTCGTTGTCTCTGGTTGATTATGTTCAGACTGGAAACAGGAGACCTGGGTTTGTTCCTGCCTCTGACTCTCGGACATCTGCACCAGTCGTCCTTGTTATCGATGAGTGTTTAGATGAACCACACCTTCAACATTTGCAGAGCTCTTTGCATGCATTTGTAGACTCGCTTCCACAAACCACCAGGCTTGGGGTTGTAGTGTATGGCCGTACTGTTTCGATATATGATTTCTCTGAAGAATCCGTCGCTTCAGCTGATGTTATCTCTGGTGCTAAATCACCATCTGCAGAGTCGATGAAATCGCTGATTTATGGGACCGGTGTATACTTATCACCGATGCATGCATCACTAAAGGTAGCACATGAGATATTCTCCTCCTTGAGGCCATACACATTGAATGTTCCCGAAGCGTCTAGAGACAGGTGCCTTGGAACTGCTGTTGAGGCTGCTCTGGCCATAATTCAAGGACCATCTGCAGAAATGTCTGGGGGAGTGGTCAGAAGAGCCGGAGGTAACAGTAGAATCATTGTTTGCGCTGGTGGACCCATAACATATGGTCCCGGATCAGTGCCCCATTCGATCAGTCATCCAAATTATCCTTACATGGAAAAGACAGCTATAAAATGGATGGAGAATCTGGGGCGTGAAGCTCACAGACACAACACGGTCGTGGACATATTGTGCGCTGGGACTTGCCCACTTAGAGTTCCTCGTGCCGGTCCATATCTCGGAGAAGTCTCCTCTCTAGCTTTCCTCAATCTCCCGCATCACGTTTCTCCCATCCCTTATCTTCTCGCCG gATCTGGTTCGGAGATTCTGCTTTACGAATTGAGCTCTGGGGAGTTGATTCGCTCGTTTCGAGTGTTTGAGGGAGTCCGCGTCCATGGCACTGTTTGTAGCAGTACATTTGTTCGTTCCGGTGATAGATATGCTTATAAGCTTGTTGTGTTCGGAGAGAAGAAAGTGAAGATCTTTTCGTTGGTTGCTGAGTTAGAGTCAAGTTCTGGTGATATCTCTGTGGGTTTGGAAGTGCTTGATTCTTTGCCGAGGCTTAGCAATTGGGTCTTCGACGTTTGTTTCTTGAAG GACTCCTCTGATTCgttggaggaagaagaagataagctTCTAGCTATTGGATGTAGTGATAACTCTGTGTGTGTTTGGGATGTTAAAGAATCTCGTATGGCTTTCGAGATTCAGTCACCAG AAAGGTGTCTACTTTATACTATGCGATTATGGGGAAATAGTATTTCGACGCTCCGCATCGCTTCTGGTACTATTTTCAATGAG ATTATTGTTTGGAGGGCAGCTGGTCTTGATGGTGACAACTTAGGCAACGGACAATATTGTGCTTCCCATACGCTTAGACTCGCTGGTCATGAGGGTTCAATATTTCGCATTGTTTGGTCTTTGGATGGATCTAAACTAGTCTCTGTCTCTGATGATCGCAG TGCTAGGATATGGGAAATTGACTCGCAGGAAGTCATTGGCCCTGTGCTGTTTGGTCACAGTGTGAGGGTTTGGGACTGCTGCATCTCAGATTCT TTGATTGTCACTGCTGGTGAGGATTGTACATGCCGTATCTGGGGCATGGATGGTACGCAGCTGGAAGTGATAAAGGAACATAC CGGAAGAGGCATATGGAGATGTTTGTATGATCCTAACTCATCTCTTCTTGTTACTGCTGGATTTGACTCCGCAATCAAAGTGCATCAATTGCATAGTTGTGGGTCTGAAATCTTGTTGGATACTGTAGGAGTGCATGATTCTCAAGATAAAGTGGAATCTTTTTCAACCCGTCTTCCAAATTCAGCGCAGCATACTGGTCGCATGGACAG CAAGAGTGAGTATGTACGCTGTTTGCAGTTTACGCAGGAAGATACCATGTATGTGGCCACAAACCATGGTTGCTTATACCATGCAAGATTATTACCATCTGGAGATGTAAGGTGGACTGAGCTAGTTCGCATACCTGAAGAAGGGCCTATTATTGCCATGGATGTTTTGCCTGGAGGAGAGGTACACGAGTCTTGTGCATTAGATGATTGGGTTGCTCTTGGAGATGGCAAAGGAAATATGACAATTGTTCGAGTTATTGGTGATATAGATAACCCACTTGCGGGATCAAATCAAACTTGGAAGGCTAGCTCAGAGAGACAACTTCTGGGGACCTTCTGGTGCAAATCATTAGGATATAG GTTTGTTTGTTCTTGTAATCCTAGAGGACTGTTGAAGCTGTGGAGACTATCTGATCCTCTAGCTTCTGCTGCTTCTAGCGCTTCTGAAACTGATGGTATCTCCCTCGTGGCCGAATTCTCCTCTTGTTTTGGAATGCGAATAATGTGTGTAGATGCATCAGCTGAAGATGAG GTGCTTGTGTGTGGAGATTTACGTGGCAATATTACTCTCTTTCCCCTTTCAAAGGATATGCTGGACGGAGTTTTTGTTTCCCCAGAATTGACGATACCTTCATCTAACTATTTCAAAGCTGCCCATGGGATTTCAACTGTTTCCAGTCTTTCAGTGGCCAGATTAACTTCCAACAAAGCTGAGATATACTCG ACTGGAGCCGACGGTTGCATATGCTATTTTGAATATGATAGAGAGAAGCAGGCTTTAGAGTTTATGGGTTTGAAACAACTGAAAGAGTTGAACTTAGTTCAATCTGTTTGCCAAGGGATGCACTTTTCCAAAGACCATCCGAACAATGAATATGCCGCTGGATTTTCATCAACGGATTTTATGTTGTGGAACTTAACAACTGAAACAAAG GTTGCACAGATCTCATGCGGTGGATGGCGTCGTCCCCACTCTTTTTATCTCGGGGACATCCCTGAGATGCAAAACTGTTTTGCTTATGTGAAG GATGATGTCATTCATATTCATAGACACTGGGTTGGAGGAGAAAAGACCAAAGTCTTTCCTCTGAATTTGCATACACAATTTCATGGAAGAGAATTACATTCCTTGTGTTTCATCTCGGCGGATACAAAAGCTGTACTTGAATCTGAAGAACGTAAAATATCTGATCGGTCTAGTTGGATTGTAACAGGGTGTGAAGATGGATCTGTGAGATTGACTAG GTATGCATCTGAGTTTGGAAATTGGTCGGCATCAGAGCTATTAGGAGAACATGTTGGAGGCTCAGCTGTGAGATCAGTTTGCTGTGTATCGGACATGCACATAATTGCTGCAGACATACCTAAATTACCAGACACGCATGGACAAGACTCTTCAGTGGATGATAGTGAAATCCCTTGCTTACTGATATCTGTCGGAGCCAAGCGTGTTCTTACCTCTTGGCTCCTGAGGAATGGTAGACAAAAGAAGAAGGGAGAATCTTTAGTTAGTGATAATGGAGACAATAGAGCTTCATCGGATGTCGCTTCAGTGACGTTCCAGTGGCTTGCTACTGACATGCCCACCAAAAGTAAGAAGATTGAGAAATCTCCGAAACTGGATGGTGTACAAGAAGATACTAGCGTTAACGTCACAGAATCAAGATCCAATTCGTACCAGGGGAGAGAAAACTATGAAGATGACTGGAGATACATGGCTTCCACTGCATTTCTAGTAAAATGTGTTGGTTCCAG GCTAACTATCTGTTTTATCGCTGTGGCTTGCTCTGATGCCACCCTTACATTACGAGCCCTGGTCTTGCCACATAGATTATG GTTTGATGTTGCGTCTTTGGTTCCTCTGACATCTCCAGTTCTGTCACTACAACACGCCATTGTGCCTCTGCATCTCCCACATGAAG GTAATGATAATACATCATCTAGTGATGTTTATCTTCTCATAAGTGGAGCCACAGATGGAAGCATAGCCTTTTGGGATGTAACTATATGCGTAGAAGCTTTTGTGAAGCAAGTATCGAGCCTCCATATTGAGAAGTTCATTGATTGTCAGAAACGACCACGAACTGGAAGAGGAAGCCAAGGTGGTAGGAAATGGAAACTATTAGGCGCGAAGAGAACACAAGGCATTAGCAGTGAAGCTGCAGAAGAAGATCCAGCCACGTCTTTGGAAGTCACGAACGGTGTTGTTCCTCAGGAAAACGGTAACAACGAAAGTGCAGAGTCTCTTCCTGATACAAGCGAGATAAAGCCTTCACATGTCGTTAGGAATGCTCATCAATCTGGCGTCAACTGCCTTCATGTTTCCCGCTCAAGCAGCTCTCCAAGTTGCGGCAATGGTTTGATGTTCAATGTGATTAGCGGAGGTGATGATCAAGCCCTTCATTGTCTTAGCTTCAACATCCTTAGCAGTAGTAGTCCAGCCAGCAAATCTGAAACCCCAGGTTACAGTATCAGGCTCACAGACCGTGGAGGCGTTGCATCAGCTCATAGCTCTGCCATAAAAG GTGTGTGGATGGACGTGAAGTGGATATTCTCAACAGGTCTTGATCAACGTGTGAGATGTTGGTATCTAGACAACGATGGTAAACTGGTCGAGCACGCTCACATAGTCATCAGTGTACCAGAGCCAGAGGCGCTCGATGCTAAAGCCATTGATGA ACACAGATACCAAATCGCTGTGGCTGGACGTGGAATCCAAATGGTTGAATTCTCCGGTTAA